The following proteins come from a genomic window of Metarhizium brunneum chromosome 2, complete sequence:
- the EFM7 gene encoding Protein N-terminal and lysine N-methyltransferase EFM7, producing MEGDEAYGTGFLMDEPEDYYPPSPPPTKQIFGMQNGKQVTLHLVGHSPTEAHHLWNGAKFISDYFEQDPSRVEGKSVLELGAGAGLPSLVAGILGARKVVMTDFPDPDLVANMQKNIDECNATVEPEGHVARTIDAAGFVWGADPEPLLARLAPACQEGDGGDGMQGGFDVLVLADLLFRHSEHGALVKTIKETMRASPDSAAYVFFTSYRPWKQDLDMGFFDVARNAGLEVEQVSERKLEKPLFEGDPGDLDVQKTVKGFIVRWRVEDCNS from the coding sequence ATGGAGGGAGACGAGGCCTACGGCACGGGGTTTCTGATGGATGAGCCCGAGGACTACTATCCACCCTCACCACCGCCTACGAAACAAATCTTTGGCATGCAAAATGGAAAGCAAGTGACGCTGCATCTGGTCGGGCACAGTCCCACAGAGGCGCACCATCTGTGGAATGGGGCCAAGTTCATATCGGATTACTTCGAGCAGGACCCTTCGAGGGTCGAGGGCAAATCCGTCCTCGAGCTGGGCGCCGGGGCCGGTTTGCCGTCGCTGGTCGCGGGCATCCTGGGAGCCAGGAAGGTGGTCATGACGGATTTTCCAGACCCCGACCTGGTCGCCAACATGCAAAAGAACATTGACGAGTGCAACGCGACGGTTGAGCCCGAGGGACATGTTGCGCGGACAATCGACGCCGCTGGGTTTGTTTGGGGCGCCGACCCGGAGCCCCTTCTTGCTAGACTTGCGCCTGCTTGTCAAGAGGGCGATGGTGGCGACGGGATGCAAGGCGGGTTTGACGTCTTGGTCCTTGCGGATCTGCTGTTTCGACACTCGGAGCACGGGGCTCTCGTCAAGACCATCAAGGAGACTATGCGCGCGTCGCCGGATAGCGCCGCCTACGTCTTCTTCACGTCGTACCGCCCGTGGAAGCAAGATCTGGACATGGGCTTTTTCGACGTTGCTCGGAACGCGGGTCTCGAGGTGGAGCAGGTCTCCGAGAGGAAGTTGGAGAAGCCCCTCTTTGAAGGAGATCCGGGGGACTTGGATGTGCAAAAGACTGTCAAGGGGTTCATAGTGCGGTGGCGGGTTGAGGATTGTAATAGTT